One Temnothorax longispinosus isolate EJ_2023e chromosome 8, Tlon_JGU_v1, whole genome shotgun sequence genomic region harbors:
- the Arc42 gene encoding short-chain specific acyl-CoA dehydrogenase, mitochondrial has protein sequence MAMQCLRLLANNVPKATCTVNNVSRHIASLSMLPDTYQMLYKTCRDFAEEELKPVAAEIDKKHLFPTEQIKKMGELGLMGLCVPEALGGTGLDYLAYAIATEEISRGCASAGVIMSVQNSLYLGPINAFGTDEQKEQYIIPFTSGEKIGCFALSEPGNGSDAGAASTTAKSDGNVYTVNGTKSWITNGYEASGIVLFATTDKSQKHKGISAIVVDKPTAGLSLGKKEDKLGIRGSSTCSLIFEDCQVSQNNTLGKPGMGFKIAMMTLDSGRIGIASQALGIAQASLDCAMDYATKRQAFGQPIVKLQAIQQKIADMALKLESSRLLTWRAAQLKDSGKPYTKEAAMAKLSASETATFCAHQCIQILGGMGYVSDMPAERHYRDARITEIYEGTSEIQRLVIAANLVKEYGLN, from the exons ATGGCAATGCAGTGCTTGAGATTACTTG CAAATAATGTGCCGAAAGCTACATGCACTGTCAACAATGTCAGCCGACACATTGCCTCGCTCTCTATGCTGCCAGACACGTATCAGATGCTGTACAAAACGTGCAG GGACTTCGCCGAGGAGGAATTGAAGCCTGTCGCAGCAGAAATTGACAAGAAGCATCTTTTTCCAACGGAGCAGATCAAGAAGATGGGCGAGTTGGGTCTCATGGGTTTGTGCGTTCCTGAAGCACTGGGTGGAACGGGATTGGATTACCTGGCCTATGCCATAGCCACGGAGGAAATCTCCAGAGGTTGTGCGAGCGCCGGTGTTATAATGAGCGTGCAAAATTCCCTCTACTTAGGCCCCATAAACGCGTTCGGGACCGACGAACAGAAAGAACAATACATCATTCCTTTTACAAGCGGCGAGAAGATCGGCTGTTTCGCTCTCAGTGAACCGGGTAACGGATCTGACGCCGGTGCGGCGTCCACCACTGCAAAATCGGACGGCAACGTTTACACGGTTAACGGCACCAAGTCGTGGATAACAAACGGATATGAAGCCAGTGGAATAGTTCTCTTTGCGACGACCGACAAGTCCCAGAAGCACAAAGGTATAAGCGCTATTGTAGTGGACAAACCGACGGCGGGTCTGAGCCTGGGCAAGAAGGAGGATAAATTGGGTATACGAGGCAGCAGCACTTGCTCCTTGATCTTCGAGGACTGTCAAGTGTCACAAAATAACACCCTAGGCAAACCAGGAATGGGCTTTAAAATCGCGATGATGACTCTAG ATTCTGGCAGAATAGGAATCGCCAGTCAGGCGTTGGGCATAGCTCAAGCATCTCTGGATTGCGCGATGGATTACGCAACCAAACGCCAAGCCTTCGGTCAGCCGATCGTCAAGCTGCAGGCAATTCAACAAAAAATCGCTGACATGGCTCTGAAACTGGAAAGTTCAAGACTGCTGACGTGGCGAGCGGCTCAGCTTAAGGATAGCGGTAAACCGTACACGAAG GAAGCCGCCATGGCCAAACTGTCGGCATCGGAAACCGCCACGTTCTGCGCCCATCAATGCATACAGATTCTGGGAGGGATGGGATACGTGTCGGATATGCCGGCGGAACGTCATTACAGGGACGCGCGTATCACGGAGATCTACGAAGGCACGTCGGAGATCCAGAGACTCGTGATCGCCGCGAATCTCGTCAAAGAGTACGGCCTCAATTGA
- the Vib gene encoding phosphatidylinositol transfer protein alpha isoform has product MLIKEFRVTLPLTVEEYQVAQLYSVAEASKNNTGGGEGIEVLKNEPFTDYPLLGGKYSSGQYTYKIYHLASKVPAFIRILLPKNSLEIHEEAWNAYPYCKTVITNPGYMKDNFVIMIESFHIGDVGNQHNVHELPPDKLKIREVVHIDIANDPVASADYKEDEDPSKFKSQKTGRGPLVGKDWKHNVQPVMTCYKLVTCEFKWFGLQTRVEGFIQKAERRLFTNFHRQVFCWIDRWYGLTMEDIRAIEDNTKEELDRQRHQGEVRGMRADD; this is encoded by the exons ATGCTCATCAAGGAATT CCGTGTCACTCTGCCCCTCACAGTGGAAGAG TACCAAGTAGCTCAACTGTATTCTGTAGCAGAGGctagtaaaaataatacaggCGGCGGAGAAGGCATTGAAGTATTGAAGAATGAGCCGTTTACGGATTATCCGTTACTCGGTGGAAAGTATTCATCAGgccaatatacatataagatttATCACTTAGCTAGTAAAGTGCCTGCTTTTATTCGCATTTTACTGCCAAAGAACTCGTTGGAGATCCACGAAGAGGCTTGGAACGCTTATCCCTATTGTAAGACAGTCATAACT AATCCAGGGTATATGAAGGACAATTTCGTGATCATGATAGAATCCTTTCATATCGGCGATGTCGGCAATCAGCATAAC GTGCACGAATTGCCGCCCGATAAGCTTAAAATCAGAGAGGTAGTGCATATAGATATTGCCAATGATCCGGTCGCCAGTGCCGATTACAAGGAGGACGAGGATCCGTCTAAATTCAAGTCCCAGAAGACGGGACGGGGCCCACTCGTCGGGAAAGACTGGAAGCATAATGTTCAACCTGTGATGACGTGCTACAAGCTAGTCACCTGTGAATTCAAATGGTTCGGTCTGCAGACTCGCGTCGAAGGATTCATTCAGAAGGCGGAACGCCGCCTGTTCACCAATTTCCATAGACAAGTGTTCTGCTGGATAGATCGTTGGTACGGTTTAACTATGGAGGATATTAGAGCAATTGAAGACAATACGAAAGAAGAATTAGACAGG CAAAGACATCAAGGTGAAGTACGGGGTATGCGAGCTGACGATTGA